One Burkholderia thailandensis E264 genomic window carries:
- a CDS encoding fimbria/pilus outer membrane usher protein: MPVDAAEFDGTRIDEHSRSDAMGAALLDAAPTQHDRKALLVASHASPSAPTTVSFNSRLLMSGGIDLSRFERGNPVVAGIYPVDVTVNGERRGRMDVEFRDVRGRDSAAPCFTRATLDRLGVEGDLVVKRLDAARGVTGEQSGRPPAIAESACIGLHDALPDATYTLDTADLTLELTIPQVDMRKTARGYVDPSRWDNGVNAGLLQYNLSGYASENKFFGSGTSSLFLGLQAGVNIGAWRVRQRSNLMWGNRSAGMSWRSLETYVQRDITALRSQITLGDSYTTGEIFESFGVRGVQLASDDRMLPVSLQSYAPTIRGIADTNARVAVRQRGNVIYEASVPPGPFEFDDLPPTGYGGDLDVTITESDGRTKQFTVPFASVRQLLRPGMQRFNFTVGQYRDALSNGKPWVAQLTYQRGLTNLLTGYAGLLSSTGYASGLIGVALNTPIGAFAFDVTSARTSLPGQGARNGFSSHVSYSKMVPSTGTNFSMAAYRYSTANYYSLADAVIARYGYNAEERAWRNDYRARTRLQLNVNQRIGDRSSAYVSSSLLNYWNGRGRDIQFQAGFSSVFKRVSYTVYAQRSRSSDDRTVTQVGVNLSIPLGGGAYTTRNAFSSLTTSLSRASNGDSSVQANLSGSTAHVVPIDYGVNVSRSVSGDSNSASLGVYGTYRSPFGTYSGNASVDNRARQASFGANGAVVLHRGGVTLSPPLGPAAALVEAKGAKGGRLINGQGATIDRFGYAVIPSLMPYRANTVAIDPSELPDDVELANTSEEVVPRNNSIVFVKMETKRGRPVFAATETEDGKPLPMGSELFDVDGKSLGGVGQGGMAFLRGLEGSGNLVAKWGTGSSEQCTMPYAVPVDQAEAKKSRAIVRIRLRCEPQLRAEASQTSDGDGETRND, from the coding sequence ATGCCGGTCGATGCGGCGGAATTCGACGGCACGCGGATTGACGAACATTCGCGCTCGGATGCAATGGGGGCGGCGTTGTTGGACGCAGCGCCGACACAGCATGACCGTAAGGCCTTGCTGGTCGCGTCGCATGCGTCGCCGTCGGCGCCGACGACGGTCTCGTTCAATTCGCGCCTGCTCATGAGCGGTGGAATCGATCTGTCGCGCTTCGAGCGAGGCAATCCCGTGGTGGCTGGCATCTACCCGGTCGACGTGACGGTCAACGGCGAAAGACGCGGACGGATGGACGTCGAGTTTCGCGACGTTCGCGGCCGCGACAGCGCGGCGCCATGCTTTACGCGCGCGACGCTGGACCGGCTCGGCGTGGAGGGGGACCTCGTCGTCAAGCGTCTCGACGCCGCGCGCGGGGTGACGGGCGAGCAATCGGGCCGGCCGCCGGCGATTGCCGAGAGCGCCTGCATCGGCTTGCACGATGCGCTGCCTGACGCGACGTATACGCTCGACACAGCCGATCTCACGCTCGAACTGACCATCCCGCAGGTGGACATGCGCAAGACCGCGCGCGGCTATGTGGACCCGTCCCGGTGGGACAACGGCGTCAACGCGGGCCTTCTGCAGTACAACCTCAGCGGCTACGCAAGTGAAAACAAGTTCTTCGGAAGTGGCACGAGCAGCCTCTTTCTCGGCTTGCAAGCCGGCGTGAATATCGGGGCCTGGCGCGTTCGCCAACGTTCGAACCTGATGTGGGGAAACCGCAGCGCCGGCATGAGTTGGCGCAGTCTCGAAACCTACGTTCAACGGGACATCACGGCACTGCGCAGCCAGATCACGCTCGGCGACAGTTACACGACCGGCGAGATCTTCGAGTCGTTCGGCGTGCGCGGCGTGCAGTTGGCAAGCGACGACCGGATGCTGCCGGTCTCGCTGCAGTCCTACGCGCCGACGATTCGCGGCATCGCGGATACGAACGCGCGCGTGGCCGTGCGACAGCGCGGCAACGTGATCTACGAGGCCAGCGTTCCGCCCGGACCGTTCGAATTCGACGATTTGCCGCCGACCGGCTACGGCGGCGATCTCGACGTGACGATCACCGAATCGGACGGCAGGACGAAACAATTCACCGTGCCTTTCGCATCGGTACGTCAACTCTTGCGGCCCGGCATGCAACGTTTCAACTTCACCGTCGGTCAGTATCGAGATGCGCTGTCGAACGGCAAGCCGTGGGTTGCGCAGCTGACCTATCAGCGCGGCCTGACGAATTTGCTGACCGGCTATGCAGGTCTGCTGTCGTCGACGGGTTACGCGTCCGGCTTGATCGGCGTTGCGCTCAACACGCCGATCGGCGCGTTTGCTTTCGATGTCACGTCCGCGCGCACCAGCTTGCCCGGGCAAGGCGCGCGCAACGGATTCAGCTCGCATGTGTCGTACAGCAAGATGGTGCCATCCACCGGGACCAACTTCTCGATGGCGGCGTACCGATATTCGACGGCGAATTACTACAGCCTCGCCGACGCCGTCATCGCGCGCTACGGCTACAACGCGGAAGAACGCGCATGGCGAAACGATTACCGGGCCCGCACTCGCTTGCAGTTGAACGTCAATCAGCGGATCGGAGACCGAAGCTCCGCCTATGTTTCCAGCAGTCTGCTGAATTACTGGAACGGCCGAGGAAGGGACATTCAGTTTCAGGCAGGCTTTTCAAGCGTCTTCAAGCGCGTCTCGTACACGGTCTACGCACAGCGCAGCCGCTCGAGCGACGATCGCACCGTGACACAGGTCGGCGTGAATCTGTCGATTCCGCTCGGCGGCGGCGCTTATACGACGAGAAATGCGTTTAGTTCGCTGACGACTTCGCTGTCGCGCGCGTCCAACGGCGACAGTTCGGTTCAGGCAAATCTGTCGGGCAGCACGGCGCACGTGGTGCCGATCGACTACGGCGTCAACGTGTCGCGCTCGGTGAGCGGCGACAGCAATTCCGCATCGCTCGGGGTCTACGGCACGTATCGCTCGCCGTTCGGCACTTACAGCGGCAACGCATCGGTCGACAACCGGGCCCGCCAGGCGTCGTTCGGCGCGAACGGCGCGGTGGTCCTGCATCGCGGCGGCGTGACGTTGAGTCCGCCGCTCGGACCGGCGGCGGCGCTCGTCGAGGCGAAAGGCGCGAAAGGCGGCAGGCTGATCAACGGGCAGGGCGCGACGATCGATCGCTTCGGCTACGCGGTGATTCCTTCGTTGATGCCTTACCGGGCCAACACCGTCGCCATCGATCCGTCCGAGCTGCCGGACGACGTCGAGCTCGCGAATACGAGCGAGGAGGTCGTGCCTCGCAACAATTCGATCGTCTTCGTGAAGATGGAAACCAAGCGCGGCAGGCCCGTCTTCGCCGCGACCGAAACCGAAGACGGCAAACCCTTGCCGATGGGGAGCGAGCTGTTCGACGTCGACGGCAAGTCGCTCGGCGGCGTCGGGCAAGGCGGAATGGCGTTTCTGCGCGGTCTCGAGGGCTCCGGCAATCTGGTCGCGAAGTGGGGGACGGGTTCGTCCGAGCAATGCACGATGCCTTACGCGGTGCCGGTGGACCAAGCGGAAGCGAAAAAGTCCCGGGCGATCGTTCGTATCCGTTTGCGTTGCGAGCCGCAGTTGCGCGCCGAAGCGAGCCAGACATCGGACGGCGACGGCGAAACACGGAATGATTGA
- a CDS encoding fimbrial protein → MIEMNRLTLMRGATRRWSAIVAAAMFASSAACGVPPSPTVTIKFKGSYNPVTCTVVEGNENKVVNLPTISTSSLTNAGETAGATAFDISVLCDGYAGNVVTFFEHGPTANENGNLDVEDPNDGQSATGVQIQLVNGDGSPIKVGDLSTMKTVPVEASTPTPIPFFARYYATGKSGAGKVRTHVTFVIQML, encoded by the coding sequence ATGATTGAAATGAATAGGCTGACACTCATGAGAGGCGCGACGCGCCGGTGGTCGGCGATCGTGGCCGCCGCCATGTTCGCGTCCTCGGCGGCCTGCGGCGTTCCGCCGTCGCCGACCGTAACGATCAAGTTCAAGGGAAGCTATAACCCGGTGACGTGCACGGTCGTGGAGGGCAACGAGAACAAGGTGGTGAATTTGCCGACGATCTCGACGTCGTCGCTGACGAATGCGGGAGAAACCGCGGGTGCGACCGCATTCGACATTTCCGTGCTTTGCGACGGATACGCGGGAAACGTGGTGACTTTTTTTGAGCACGGACCGACGGCGAACGAAAACGGCAATCTCGACGTCGAGGACCCGAACGACGGGCAGAGCGCCACCGGCGTGCAGATTCAGCTCGTGAACGGCGACGGGTCGCCGATCAAGGTCGGCGACCTGTCGACGATGAAGACGGTGCCGGTCGAAGCGTCGACGCCTACGCCAATTCCCTTCTTCGCGCGCTACTACGCCACCGGCAAGTCCGGTGCTGGCAAGGTGCGCACCCATGTGACCTTCGTGATCCAGATGCTCTGA
- a CDS encoding DotU family type IV/VI secretion system protein, with the protein MSIGMPAQSLRMLLQDTMLHVALLTEGARISRVHDWRARCIALVRQFEQAMQDGGYRGGIANELGLAQCVLLDEMTMRNLSPEQKEEWLRELLQFRFHSTRDGLGQVRARVDRLSSAHSANTELLEMYSLFYEFGLLEDRKGAALAGALASEAKPALGKKTAKAPEIWNESGPSDEAAHGRPWRIVGSLLAFAALMTMWLVIDARLSREVEQMGVTSTDEATIRPESGD; encoded by the coding sequence ATGTCGATTGGAATGCCCGCGCAATCGCTGCGCATGTTGTTGCAGGACACGATGCTCCACGTCGCGCTATTGACGGAAGGCGCGCGCATATCGCGCGTACATGACTGGCGCGCGCGTTGCATCGCGCTCGTCAGGCAATTCGAGCAGGCGATGCAGGACGGCGGCTATCGCGGCGGCATTGCAAACGAATTGGGTCTCGCGCAATGCGTGTTGCTCGACGAAATGACGATGCGCAATCTGTCGCCCGAGCAAAAGGAGGAATGGTTGCGCGAGCTTCTCCAATTCCGTTTCCACTCGACTCGTGATGGGCTTGGCCAAGTGCGCGCGCGTGTCGATCGACTTTCCAGCGCGCATTCGGCGAATACCGAGTTGCTGGAAATGTATTCGTTGTTCTACGAGTTTGGTCTTCTGGAAGACAGGAAAGGGGCCGCGTTGGCCGGCGCGCTGGCGTCGGAGGCGAAGCCGGCGCTCGGAAAGAAAACCGCGAAAGCGCCGGAGATTTGGAATGAGAGCGGTCCATCGGACGAAGCGGCGCACGGGCGGCCTTGGCGAATCGTCGGCAGCCTGCTGGCGTTTGCCGCGCTCATGACGATGTGGCTCGTCATCGATGCACGTTTGAGTCGTGAGGTGGAGCAGATGGGCGTCACGTCCACGGATGAAGCAACGATTCGTCCGGAATCGGGGGATTGA
- a CDS encoding OmpA family protein, with protein sequence MSRQIRFWLVWGAIPFVVLASLCLPLSMQPEWSHVLTIVLIIAAVVLAIEIFERFRETRQDRTVEAEIDDHELAVIIVAGPHASSLFNSKGDDAMLRREAGALWLRADNVEQFRETMARIKASRGRFPDAAVVPLVSESDDESEMRQAFSKWRTELRESLCYPDAAYVLPCYLAVYTCLGFKGGDSARPKWTGDAIEIGAGQMNAASKVGELLAAIRQQLLRPSRTGSSARCALGLGAFDWLDATALLSSMSALANTPPFMLKGLTLADVGRQPVRPGAWTRWLTVRTGLHIRRPQSSTSPLPVPRVTKVAESGIREGWSSARNIVSARASFVPALVFSTVSTLGIAVAVSAWMNGRMIQRVATDMADYRSAPDEWIGKKRFAQARLEHDRTTIVDTLLNGVPAGLGWGLYRGQELLVKLDMALVSPRGESTAMQLDTVTLFATGQATFSPGAAQRELQHALRMILANPEQRVLIVGHSDSAGSDAVNLQLSKARARAIRDWFVDQGVLKTRFIVQGAGDTHPVADNASPLGRAQNRRVEILLIPDVASDRTAIETEL encoded by the coding sequence ATGTCGCGTCAGATTCGATTTTGGCTCGTGTGGGGCGCTATCCCCTTCGTGGTGCTCGCGAGCCTCTGCCTGCCGTTGAGCATGCAGCCGGAGTGGTCTCATGTGCTGACGATCGTTCTGATCATTGCCGCCGTCGTGCTGGCGATCGAAATATTCGAACGCTTTCGCGAGACGAGGCAGGATCGAACGGTCGAAGCCGAAATCGACGATCACGAACTGGCGGTGATCATCGTGGCCGGGCCTCACGCATCGTCGCTTTTCAATAGCAAGGGAGACGATGCGATGCTTCGGCGCGAAGCCGGCGCGCTATGGCTGCGCGCGGATAACGTCGAGCAGTTTCGAGAAACGATGGCGCGCATCAAGGCGTCGCGCGGCCGTTTTCCGGACGCCGCGGTGGTGCCGCTCGTATCGGAAAGCGACGACGAAAGCGAAATGAGGCAGGCGTTCTCGAAGTGGCGAACCGAACTGCGCGAATCGCTTTGCTACCCCGATGCGGCCTATGTTCTGCCTTGCTATCTCGCTGTCTACACGTGCCTTGGATTCAAGGGAGGCGACAGCGCGCGTCCAAAGTGGACGGGCGATGCAATAGAAATCGGTGCAGGGCAGATGAATGCCGCGTCGAAGGTAGGTGAGCTGCTTGCGGCGATTCGGCAACAACTGCTTCGGCCGTCGCGAACCGGTTCGTCGGCGCGGTGCGCGTTGGGGCTCGGGGCGTTCGACTGGCTCGATGCCACGGCGCTGCTGTCGTCGATGTCCGCGCTCGCGAATACGCCGCCATTCATGCTGAAGGGACTGACGCTCGCGGATGTGGGCAGACAGCCGGTACGGCCGGGAGCATGGACGCGCTGGCTGACCGTTCGGACCGGTCTTCATATCCGCCGGCCCCAATCGTCGACGTCGCCGCTTCCCGTGCCGCGCGTGACGAAGGTCGCCGAAAGCGGCATTCGGGAAGGATGGAGCAGTGCGCGCAATATCGTTTCCGCTCGCGCGAGTTTCGTGCCGGCCCTCGTGTTTTCCACCGTCTCGACGCTTGGCATCGCCGTCGCGGTTTCCGCCTGGATGAATGGACGCATGATCCAGCGGGTGGCGACCGACATGGCCGATTATCGGAGCGCACCCGATGAGTGGATCGGCAAGAAGCGCTTCGCGCAGGCCCGCCTCGAACACGATCGCACCACGATCGTGGATACCCTGCTCAATGGGGTGCCGGCCGGGCTCGGCTGGGGGCTCTATCGCGGGCAGGAGTTGCTGGTCAAGCTCGATATGGCGCTGGTTTCGCCGCGCGGGGAGTCGACCGCGATGCAGCTCGACACGGTGACGCTGTTTGCGACCGGCCAGGCGACGTTTTCTCCGGGCGCCGCGCAGCGCGAATTGCAACATGCATTGCGAATGATCCTCGCCAATCCGGAGCAACGCGTTCTGATCGTCGGGCATTCCGACAGCGCCGGATCGGACGCGGTCAATCTCCAACTGTCCAAAGCGCGCGCGCGTGCAATCCGTGACTGGTTCGTGGATCAAGGCGTGCTGAAGACGCGCTTCATCGTGCAAGGGGCCGGCGACACGCATCCGGTTGCCGATAACGCCAGCCCCTTGGGCCGTGCGCAGAACCGCCGTGTCGAGATCCTGCTAATTCCGGACGTTGCTTCGGACAGGACAGCGATCGAGACGGAACTGTAG
- the tssB gene encoding type VI secretion system contractile sheath small subunit, which produces MAISNSSQKFIARNRAPRVQIEYDVEIYGSEKKVELPFVMGVLADLSGKPIEPLPAVGDRKFFSIDIDNFDERMKAMKPRVAFSVPNTLSGDGQLMVDITFESMDDFSPAAIAKKVDALSQLLDARTQLANLQTYMDGKSGAENLVSKVLKDPALLSALAKAPKPAAQQAENRESKEKH; this is translated from the coding sequence ATGGCTATATCCAATAGCTCACAGAAATTTATCGCGCGCAATCGTGCGCCTCGCGTCCAGATCGAATACGACGTCGAGATTTACGGTTCCGAAAAGAAAGTCGAGCTTCCTTTCGTGATGGGCGTGCTTGCGGACCTGTCGGGCAAGCCGATCGAGCCTTTGCCGGCTGTCGGCGACCGCAAGTTCTTCAGCATCGATATCGACAATTTCGACGAGCGCATGAAGGCAATGAAGCCGCGTGTCGCGTTCTCGGTGCCGAACACCCTTTCCGGCGACGGTCAGTTGATGGTCGACATCACGTTCGAAAGCATGGACGACTTTTCCCCCGCGGCGATCGCGAAGAAGGTGGACGCGTTGTCGCAATTGCTGGACGCACGCACGCAGCTTGCCAATCTGCAGACCTACATGGACGGAAAGTCGGGTGCGGAGAACCTCGTGAGCAAGGTGCTCAAGGACCCCGCGCTGCTCAGCGCGCTCGCGAAGGCGCCGAAGCCTGCGGCGCAACAGGCGGAAAACCGGGAATCGAAGGAAAAGCACTGA
- the tssC gene encoding type VI secretion system contractile sheath large subunit, whose translation MAARESQARSADAQLATQSDFNALLSREFKPKTEQAREAVEHAVKTLAEQALANSVTLSDDAYKSIEAIIGEIDRKLSEQINLILHHDDFQKLESAWRGLHHLVTNTETDEKLKIRFMDVSKDDLRRTMKRYKGVAWDQSPFFKQIYEEEYGQLGGEPYGCLVADYYFDHTPPDVDLLSSIGKVAAAAHAPFITGASPSVLQMDSWQELANPRDLTKIFTQNLEYAPWNSLRNSEDARYIGLAMPRFLARLPYGIRTNPVDEFDFEESTDGSDHRKYVWANAAYAMAVNVNRSFKHYGWCTLIRGVESGGVVENLPCHTFPTDDGGIDMKCPTEIAISDRREAELAKNGFIPLIHRKNTDYAAFIGAQSLQKPAEYYDPDATANANLSARLPYLFACSRFAHYLKCIVRDKIGSFKEREDMQQWLNEWIMNYVDADPANSSQETKARRPLAAAEVVVEDVEGNPGYYQAKFFLRPHFQLEGLTVSLRLVAKLPSVKEAA comes from the coding sequence ATGGCTGCACGTGAATCTCAGGCGCGCTCCGCCGACGCACAGCTCGCTACGCAATCGGACTTCAACGCACTGCTGTCGCGCGAGTTCAAACCGAAGACCGAACAGGCGCGCGAGGCGGTGGAACACGCCGTCAAGACGCTGGCCGAGCAGGCGCTCGCCAATTCGGTGACGTTGTCGGACGACGCATACAAGAGCATCGAAGCGATCATCGGCGAGATCGATCGAAAGCTGTCCGAGCAGATCAATCTGATTCTGCATCACGACGATTTCCAGAAACTGGAAAGCGCGTGGCGCGGCCTGCATCACCTGGTGACGAATACCGAGACGGACGAGAAGCTGAAGATCCGCTTCATGGACGTCTCCAAGGACGATCTGCGTCGTACGATGAAGCGATACAAGGGCGTGGCCTGGGACCAGAGCCCGTTTTTCAAGCAGATCTACGAAGAGGAATACGGTCAGCTCGGCGGCGAGCCGTATGGGTGCCTCGTGGCCGATTACTACTTCGATCACACGCCGCCGGACGTCGATCTGCTTTCGTCGATCGGCAAGGTGGCGGCCGCCGCGCACGCTCCGTTCATTACCGGCGCATCGCCGTCGGTACTCCAGATGGATTCGTGGCAGGAGTTGGCCAATCCGCGCGACCTCACGAAGATCTTCACGCAGAACCTCGAATATGCGCCGTGGAATTCGCTGCGCAATTCCGAAGACGCACGTTACATCGGTCTCGCGATGCCGCGTTTCCTTGCGCGCTTGCCGTATGGGATCAGAACGAACCCCGTCGACGAATTCGATTTCGAGGAATCGACGGACGGTTCCGATCATCGCAAGTACGTGTGGGCGAATGCCGCGTATGCAATGGCGGTCAACGTTAATCGCTCGTTCAAGCATTACGGCTGGTGCACGCTGATCCGCGGCGTCGAAAGCGGCGGCGTCGTCGAGAACCTGCCGTGCCACACGTTCCCGACGGACGACGGCGGCATCGACATGAAGTGTCCGACCGAAATCGCGATCTCGGATCGCCGCGAGGCGGAGCTCGCGAAGAACGGCTTCATTCCGCTGATTCATCGAAAGAACACCGACTACGCCGCGTTCATCGGCGCGCAATCGCTGCAGAAGCCGGCCGAGTACTACGACCCGGATGCGACCGCGAATGCGAACTTGTCCGCCCGCCTGCCGTACCTGTTCGCATGCTCGCGCTTCGCGCATTACCTGAAGTGCATCGTGCGCGACAAGATCGGTTCGTTCAAGGAGCGCGAAGACATGCAGCAGTGGCTCAACGAATGGATCATGAACTATGTCGACGCCGACCCGGCGAACTCGTCGCAGGAGACCAAGGCGCGCCGTCCGCTGGCCGCGGCCGAAGTGGTTGTCGAAGACGTGGAAGGCAATCCGGGCTACTACCAGGCGAAGTTCTTCCTGCGTCCGCACTTCCAGCTGGAAGGGTTGACCGTGTCGCTGCGTCTCGTCGCGAAGCTGCCCTCGGTCAAGGAAGCGGCGTAA
- a CDS encoding Hcp family type VI secretion system effector has protein sequence MSHDIFLKINGIDGEAEDATHKGEIEVLSWSWNVSQQSNMHLGSGGGAGKATVDDLLFEHYIDRASPNLVQYCLLGKHIDEARLVVRKAGGSPLEYIKLTMNDVLVTQVSPAGVAQDESRPRELVRLSFSRLKQEYVVQNAQGGSGGAITATFDIKKNAA, from the coding sequence ATGTCGCACGACATTTTCCTCAAGATCAACGGTATCGATGGCGAGGCGGAAGACGCAACCCACAAGGGCGAAATCGAGGTCTTGAGCTGGTCGTGGAACGTCAGTCAGCAATCGAACATGCACCTGGGTTCGGGTGGTGGCGCGGGCAAGGCGACGGTCGACGATCTGCTGTTCGAACATTACATCGATCGTGCCAGCCCGAATCTCGTTCAATACTGCTTGCTCGGCAAGCATATCGACGAGGCCCGTCTCGTGGTGCGCAAGGCGGGCGGCAGCCCGCTCGAATACATCAAGCTCACGATGAACGACGTGCTCGTTACCCAGGTGAGCCCGGCCGGCGTCGCTCAGGACGAGTCGCGTCCGCGTGAGCTCGTTCGGCTGTCGTTCTCGCGCCTGAAGCAGGAGTATGTCGTCCAGAACGCACAGGGCGGCAGCGGCGGCGCAATCACCGCGACTTTCGACATCAAGAAGAACGCGGCGTAA
- the tssJ gene encoding type VI secretion system lipoprotein TssJ: MVSQFFFRREAARRTAVKRIVAAMVCASLAACASLPARKETADLIVKIKVSEGANPDEHERPAPVMVRLYELKSAGAFENADFFTLQSDSRKVLGDDAIATDEFVMRPGDTRDIHRRADSAATSIGVLVGYRALGKSVWRAVHKLPPVPEDAWYRAFTPRTKIKLNVDVGQQTVSITELE; this comes from the coding sequence ATGGTTTCCCAATTTTTCTTTCGCCGCGAAGCGGCCAGGCGAACCGCGGTCAAGCGGATCGTGGCGGCAATGGTATGCGCGTCGCTCGCGGCGTGCGCAAGCTTGCCGGCACGCAAGGAAACAGCCGATCTGATCGTGAAGATCAAGGTGAGCGAAGGCGCGAACCCGGATGAGCATGAACGCCCGGCGCCCGTGATGGTGCGGCTGTACGAGCTGAAATCGGCCGGCGCGTTCGAGAACGCCGATTTTTTCACGCTGCAGAGCGACAGCCGGAAGGTGTTGGGTGACGACGCGATCGCGACGGATGAATTCGTGATGCGTCCGGGCGACACCCGAGATATTCACCGGCGCGCCGATTCCGCGGCCACGTCGATCGGCGTGCTGGTGGGCTATCGGGCGCTCGGCAAATCGGTGTGGCGGGCGGTGCATAAGCTGCCGCCGGTTCCCGAAGATGCATGGTACCGGGCATTCACGCCAAGGACGAAGATCAAGTTGAACGTCGATGTCGGGCAGCAAACCGTGTCGATTACAGAATTGGAATGA
- the tssK gene encoding type VI secretion system baseplate subunit TssK, whose product MSWHNKVVWNEGLFLLPQLFQQQERYFEYFAHKRAAVLSPFFWGFSRYEIDQESLSFGKLVFKSGTGIFSDGTPFDVPGHTPPPPPLTIASEHQDQVIYLAVPLRLPNTEETAFDEQAGSLARYSAFEIELRDSNAIGQGPKPVQLANMRLRLLPEKELTQSWIGIALTRVKTLHADGSVALHDGDHIPPVSQYGANPLLREWATQLHGLAKLRADALATRLSGSDGRAGAAAEVADYLLLQVLNRYEPLLEHICRIREMPPVTLYRELSMLAGELSTFVRPQTRRPRPTPGYDHAQLYASIRPLVDEVHYLLNQVLIRGAQPIPLTEQPHGIRVATMLPSELAGYSSLVLAVGAQMSPDVLQQQFASQTKISHPQRLPELIRSHLPGMTMIPLPVPPRQIPFNSSYIYYELSRTGPFWEQIAQQGGLAMHIAGHFPELKLELWGVRHK is encoded by the coding sequence ATGAGCTGGCATAACAAGGTGGTGTGGAACGAAGGGCTGTTTCTTCTTCCCCAGTTGTTTCAACAACAGGAACGTTACTTCGAATACTTCGCGCACAAGCGGGCCGCTGTCCTCAGCCCGTTTTTCTGGGGATTCAGCCGATACGAAATCGATCAGGAGTCGCTGTCGTTCGGCAAGCTCGTCTTCAAGAGCGGCACCGGAATATTTTCCGACGGCACGCCGTTCGATGTGCCGGGGCACACGCCGCCGCCGCCGCCGCTGACGATTGCTTCGGAGCACCAGGATCAGGTGATCTATCTCGCGGTGCCGCTGCGTCTGCCGAATACGGAGGAAACCGCGTTCGACGAACAAGCGGGATCGCTTGCGCGCTATTCGGCGTTCGAGATCGAATTGCGCGACAGCAATGCGATCGGTCAAGGGCCCAAGCCGGTGCAGCTCGCGAACATGCGGCTGCGCCTGCTGCCCGAGAAGGAGCTGACGCAATCCTGGATCGGCATTGCGCTGACGCGCGTGAAGACGCTTCACGCCGACGGCTCGGTTGCGCTGCACGACGGCGATCATATCCCGCCGGTCAGCCAATACGGGGCGAATCCGCTGCTGCGCGAATGGGCCACCCAGTTGCATGGTCTCGCGAAGCTGCGCGCCGACGCGCTCGCGACACGCCTGTCCGGCAGCGATGGCCGCGCAGGCGCGGCGGCCGAGGTGGCGGATTATCTGTTGCTGCAGGTGCTGAACCGGTATGAGCCGCTGCTCGAGCACATCTGCAGGATTCGCGAAATGCCGCCCGTGACGCTCTATCGCGAGTTGTCGATGCTGGCGGGCGAATTGTCGACGTTCGTGCGTCCGCAAACGCGCCGGCCCCGGCCGACGCCCGGCTACGATCACGCGCAGTTGTACGCGAGCATTCGCCCGCTGGTCGACGAGGTGCATTACCTGTTGAACCAGGTGCTGATTCGAGGCGCCCAGCCGATTCCGCTCACCGAGCAGCCGCACGGCATTCGCGTGGCCACGATGTTGCCGTCTGAGCTCGCGGGTTATTCGAGCCTCGTGCTCGCGGTCGGCGCGCAAATGTCTCCGGACGTGCTGCAGCAGCAGTTCGCATCCCAAACGAAGATCAGCCATCCGCAGCGGCTGCCGGAGCTCATTCGCTCTCACTTGCCGGGCATGACGATGATTCCGTTGCCGGTGCCTCCGCGGCAGATTCCGTTCAATTCCAGTTATATCTATTACGAGCTTTCCCGCACGGGGCCGTTCTGGGAACAGATCGCACAACAAGGCGGGCTTGCGATGCACATCGCGGGTCACTTCCCTGAACTCAAGCTCGAACTTTGGGGAGTGCGTCACAAATGA